One Butyricicoccus intestinisimiae genomic window, ATCAGCTGGAGTATATCGAACAGGTGAGCCGCCGCAATGCGCTGCTGCCGGAGCAGCAGTGGTTTTTCTGCCAAACCTTCGGCTGTCAGCAGAATGAGGCGGATACCGAGCGCATTGCCGGTATGCTGCGCGACATGGGCTATCAGCGAACCGAGGATTATACCAAGGCGAACGTGATCGTTGTCAACACCTGCGCCGTGCGGGAGCATGCGGAAAAGCGCGTGTTCGGCATGATGGGCAAGTACACGCATCTGAAAGACAGCCGCGACGATTTGGTCATTTGCATGTGCGGCTGTATGGTACAGCAGGAGCACATCACGGAAAAAATCAAAAAGAGCTATCCGCGCGTGGATATTGTGTTTGGCACGCATATGCAGTGGCGCTTTCCGGAGCTGCTGCTGCATCGTCTGAGCGGAAGCAAGCGCATTTTTGAGATTTCCGGTGACTCGAAAGGCGAAATTGCCGAGGGTCTGCCGGTACAGCGTGGCGAGGGCTGCCATGCATGGCTGTCCATTATGTACGGCTGCAACAATTTCTGCACCTATTGCATCGTGCCGTATGTGCGCGGCAGAGAGCGCAGCCGGCAGCCGGAGGACATCGAGGCAGAGCTGCGCTGCTTGGTAGAAGAAGGCTATAAAGATATCACGCTGCTCGGACAGAATGTCAATTCGTATGGCAAGGATTTGGGCATCGGCATGGATTTCTCCGATTTGCTGGCGCGGCTGGATGCCGTGCCGGGCGAATATCGTCTGCGGTTTATGACCAGCCATCCGAAGGATGCTTCGGAAAAGCTGTTCCGCACGATGGCGGAG contains:
- the miaB gene encoding tRNA (N6-isopentenyl adenosine(37)-C2)-methylthiotransferase MiaB, with protein sequence MKNTTSRQIPKQQIAHQLEYIEQVSRRNALLPEQQWFFCQTFGCQQNEADTERIAGMLRDMGYQRTEDYTKANVIVVNTCAVREHAEKRVFGMMGKYTHLKDSRDDLVICMCGCMVQQEHITEKIKKSYPRVDIVFGTHMQWRFPELLLHRLSGSKRIFEISGDSKGEIAEGLPVQRGEGCHAWLSIMYGCNNFCTYCIVPYVRGRERSRQPEDIEAELRCLVEEGYKDITLLGQNVNSYGKDLGIGMDFSDLLARLDAVPGEYRLRFMTSHPKDASEKLFRTMAEGTHISHQLHLPFQSGSNEILKRMNRGYTKEAYLSLLAAAKTYMPDLVLSSDIIVGFPGETEEDFQGTLDVVRQGQYDQLFTFLYSKRSGTPAAEMPDAATQEEKQDRFNRLLAAQEEINQVRQDAYQDRELSVLIDGLSNGKDDSEFTHCGRTDGGLLVLVSGEDLHVGDFVDVVITKTSLRALYGRAVRKGYHG